The Petrocella atlantisensis genome has a window encoding:
- a CDS encoding substrate-binding domain-containing protein has protein sequence MKNILRLTMLFFALATLLVGCTLDGPTSSEESATTEEESTNESTTDQITIGATTVTLRHQFFIEMDEGMKEAALEKNVNLIVNDPNVDAQKQIAAIEDFIQQGVKGLVVVGTDPSAIVPAVDEAAAKMPIVTIDMQLNTDSVDSFVGTLNDEAGKKLGEHTRAYIEKELGGVAKIAVVTWLESSIQRQRIEGFLSAFEGMDGVTILNPQPGYDREESMNTVENILQADKDINIIYATAENSVLGSMAATESANRKDVKIVGFDLTKEAADGIVDGKILSMIQQQPREMGRQAIYAILDKINGKEIDSNIPIPVLLYDKDNVADFLNQ, from the coding sequence ATGAAAAATATTTTAAGGCTTACAATGCTATTTTTTGCTTTAGCTACACTTTTAGTAGGATGTACATTAGATGGACCAACTAGTTCAGAAGAATCAGCTACTACGGAAGAAGAAAGTACAAATGAAAGCACAACAGATCAAATCACAATAGGTGCGACGACAGTTACACTTAGACATCAATTTTTTATTGAAATGGATGAGGGAATGAAAGAAGCTGCTCTTGAAAAAAATGTAAATCTCATTGTTAACGATCCCAATGTAGATGCTCAAAAACAAATAGCGGCTATAGAAGACTTTATCCAACAGGGCGTAAAAGGTCTTGTTGTTGTTGGAACAGATCCTTCTGCTATAGTACCTGCAGTGGATGAGGCTGCGGCAAAAATGCCAATTGTTACTATTGACATGCAACTTAATACAGATTCTGTTGATAGTTTTGTTGGAACATTAAATGATGAAGCTGGTAAAAAACTAGGTGAGCATACGCGTGCATATATTGAAAAAGAACTTGGCGGTGTAGCAAAAATTGCTGTAGTGACATGGCTAGAGTCTAGTATTCAAAGACAACGTATTGAAGGTTTCTTATCGGCGTTCGAGGGAATGGATGGTGTGACTATACTTAATCCTCAACCTGGTTATGACAGGGAAGAATCTATGAACACAGTGGAAAATATTTTGCAAGCAGATAAAGATATTAATATAATCTATGCTACTGCGGAAAATAGCGTTCTTGGTTCAATGGCAGCTACAGAATCGGCAAATCGTAAGGATGTTAAAATTGTAGGTTTCGACTTAACAAAAGAAGCAGCTGATGGTATTGTCGATGGAAAAATACTCTCCATGATTCAACAACAGCCAAGAGAGATGGGACGACAAGCAATTTATGCAATACTTGATAAAATAAATGGTAAAGAAATTGATTCAAACATCCCAATTCCTGTCCTGCTCTACGATAAAGACAATGTTGCAGACTTTCTAAACCAGTAA
- a CDS encoding sugar ABC transporter ATP-binding protein translates to MTENNIIELQNISKNFPGVKALEKVNFSLEKGEVHALLGENGAGKSTLIKILTGAYQQTVGTIIFEGKEVDGMTPERSKHLGINAIYQELTLFPDMTVAQNIFMGNEQHQKTLPFLDDRSMNLEATSLFKRIKLNVEATVLLKKLSIAQQQMVEIARALSLNTKVLIMDEPTSSITKQDTEVLFDLIRELRNQGVSIIYISHRMEEILEICDRVTVMRDGKVVKTLPIEASTNTEELVNLMVYKKLKDFFPKVIVSIGEEVLAVDKLSCAGVFNEISFNVRSGEIFGIGGLVGSKRSEVVEAIFGLREYNSGEIRFNGEKLVKQKPEDCINKGMGFISEDRKGTGLLLTMNVKENMTLPSLKMFKKLNSFFVDESKEEVVVNEKIDSLRVKTPSIHQKIDKLSGGNQQKVLIARWLLLTPKLLIMDEPTRGIDVGGKSEIYQIMGNLVKMGVSIVMISSEIPELLAMSDRIMVMREGRNAGILSEMQKTEENILKLAFGGKLNE, encoded by the coding sequence ATGACTGAAAACAATATAATTGAGTTGCAAAATATATCCAAGAATTTTCCAGGTGTAAAAGCTCTTGAGAAAGTAAATTTTTCATTAGAAAAAGGAGAGGTACATGCCCTGCTTGGCGAGAATGGTGCGGGAAAATCAACTTTAATTAAAATTTTGACAGGTGCCTATCAACAGACTGTAGGAACGATAATATTTGAAGGAAAAGAAGTAGATGGGATGACGCCCGAACGATCCAAACATCTAGGAATAAATGCCATCTATCAAGAACTTACGCTCTTTCCGGATATGACGGTTGCACAAAACATCTTTATGGGAAACGAGCAACATCAAAAAACATTACCGTTTCTCGATGATAGAAGTATGAATTTAGAAGCCACTTCCTTATTTAAAAGAATTAAGCTCAATGTAGAGGCCACAGTATTGTTAAAGAAACTAAGTATTGCTCAGCAGCAAATGGTTGAAATTGCAAGAGCATTATCGCTTAACACGAAAGTACTAATCATGGACGAACCGACTTCGTCTATAACTAAGCAAGATACGGAAGTTCTTTTTGATTTGATAAGGGAGCTCCGAAATCAAGGTGTTAGTATAATTTATATATCTCATCGGATGGAAGAAATTTTAGAAATTTGTGATCGGGTAACAGTAATGCGTGATGGTAAGGTGGTTAAGACTCTTCCTATTGAAGCTTCTACAAATACTGAGGAGCTAGTAAATTTAATGGTATATAAAAAGCTAAAAGATTTCTTTCCAAAAGTTATTGTGTCTATTGGAGAGGAAGTCTTAGCGGTAGATAAATTAAGTTGTGCCGGTGTTTTTAACGAAATTAGTTTCAACGTCCGTTCTGGAGAAATTTTTGGAATTGGTGGTCTTGTTGGTAGCAAAAGGTCTGAAGTTGTTGAAGCGATTTTTGGGCTTAGAGAATATAACTCTGGAGAAATTAGATTCAATGGAGAGAAGTTGGTAAAGCAAAAACCAGAAGATTGCATTAATAAAGGAATGGGATTTATTTCTGAAGATCGAAAAGGTACCGGACTTTTACTTACTATGAATGTAAAAGAGAACATGACACTCCCAAGTCTGAAAATGTTCAAAAAATTAAATAGCTTTTTCGTTGATGAGTCTAAAGAGGAAGTAGTTGTTAATGAAAAAATAGATTCCTTACGGGTCAAAACGCCATCAATTCATCAAAAAATTGATAAGTTAAGTGGCGGAAACCAACAAAAAGTACTTATAGCTCGATGGTTACTTTTAACTCCTAAGCTCTTAATCATGGATGAACCAACGCGAGGAATTGATGTTGGTGGTAAATCTGAGATTTACCAAATTATGGGGAATTTAGTGAAGATGGGAGTAAGCATTGTAATGATTTCTTCAGAAATACCTGAGCTACTTGCCATGAGTGACCGAATTATGGTCATGCGTGAAGGTCGTAATGCTGGCATTCTTTCGGAAATGCAAAAAACAGAGGAGAATATCCTAAAACTAGCATTTGGAGGTAAACTTAATGAATAA